In the Macadamia integrifolia cultivar HAES 741 unplaced genomic scaffold, SCU_Mint_v3 scaffold1194, whole genome shotgun sequence genome, one interval contains:
- the LOC122063112 gene encoding uncharacterized protein LOC122063112 isoform X1 gives MLEVIDCFKRNDDTRETKTIDQIKGELMKYGRSYTDAALLQDIPISLRDKAYDTFIEAPPMSTSGSSPVDAFTSFPGILDTLPTKGQISLVPKDINLPNLPKWSYVKQGKEVSITRPCELIKENSRGYDYVPACNYEELVQMVAKLKSIRSEGDASASSLPDVSPPITAVTSATGEPVFQGTNAPPSSEIVEEGHTEDLPARKTATSAS, from the exons ATGTTAGAAGTGATAGACTGCTTTAAAAGAAATGATGACACCAGGGAGACCAAGACCATAGATCAGATTAAGGGCGAGTTGATGAAGTATGGGAGAAGTTACACTGATGCAGCTCTTCTTCAAGATATCCCTATTTCTTTGCGGGACAAG GCTTATGACACCTTCATTGAAGCACCTCCTATGAGTACTTCTGGGTCTTCTCCAGTGGATGCCTTTACCTCTTTTCCTGGCATTTTAGACACTCTTCCCACTAAGGGTCAAATTTCCTTGGTTCCCAAGGACATCAATCTTCCAAATTTGCCAAAGTGGAGCTATGTGAAACAGGGCAAGGAGGTCTCCATCACCAGGCCGTGTGAGCTCATCAAAGAGAACTCACGTGGGTACGATTAT GTACCTGCCTGCAATTATGAAGAATTGGTGCAGATGGTCGCCAAATTGAAGAGTATCAGATCG GAGGGCGATGCGAGTGCTAGTTCTCTGCCTGATGTTTCTCCACCAATCACAGCAGTCACGTCAGCCACTGGAGAACCAGTGTTCCAAGGGACCAATGCCCCACCCTCTTCGGAGATTGTGGAGGAGGGACATACAGAGGATCTACCAGCCCGCAAAACTGCTACTAGTGCTAGCTAG
- the LOC122063112 gene encoding uncharacterized protein LOC122063112 isoform X2, whose product MTAPRYSWPCQNCLPLFMHNCFLHIDQAYDTFIEAPPMSTSGSSPVDAFTSFPGILDTLPTKGQISLVPKDINLPNLPKWSYVKQGKEVSITRPCELIKENSRGYDYVPACNYEELVQMVAKLKSIRSEGDASASSLPDVSPPITAVTSATGEPVFQGTNAPPSSEIVEEGHTEDLPARKTATSAS is encoded by the exons ATGACTGCCCCTAGGTACTCTTGGCCATGTCAAAATTGCTTACCACTGTTCATGCATAATTGTTTTCTACATATTGACCAG GCTTATGACACCTTCATTGAAGCACCTCCTATGAGTACTTCTGGGTCTTCTCCAGTGGATGCCTTTACCTCTTTTCCTGGCATTTTAGACACTCTTCCCACTAAGGGTCAAATTTCCTTGGTTCCCAAGGACATCAATCTTCCAAATTTGCCAAAGTGGAGCTATGTGAAACAGGGCAAGGAGGTCTCCATCACCAGGCCGTGTGAGCTCATCAAAGAGAACTCACGTGGGTACGATTAT GTACCTGCCTGCAATTATGAAGAATTGGTGCAGATGGTCGCCAAATTGAAGAGTATCAGATCG GAGGGCGATGCGAGTGCTAGTTCTCTGCCTGATGTTTCTCCACCAATCACAGCAGTCACGTCAGCCACTGGAGAACCAGTGTTCCAAGGGACCAATGCCCCACCCTCTTCGGAGATTGTGGAGGAGGGACATACAGAGGATCTACCAGCCCGCAAAACTGCTACTAGTGCTAGCTAG
- the LOC122063111 gene encoding serine/threonine-protein kinase-like protein At5g23170, translating to MEEFEYHELRAATDNFSLSALVGKGSHGCVYKGVLGGGKLVAIKKPSIGLQILQDNSKLDNEIQVLSSLHRSPYLVNLIGVSQEGLTQKKLLVMEFMPNGSLHDSLHNLSTPPSWSKRLHVALQVAQAVQTLHESRPSVIHRDIKSANILFDCNWNAKLADFSLAVRQRESTQRVHPPSQPAGTIGYLDPCYTTPGKLSTRTDIFSFGVVLLEIISCRRAIEAGRDPASIVDWALPLINGNRGGLEVCDTRIALPGNMEGTIRCVLNVAVRCVSSNEEYRPSVAEIVRELETCVVRRIRYPVWRSLLESVLSRRKQRTTTRTTTIICTTHQADVQVDHSRGKDVGKRGFS from the coding sequence ATGGAAGAATTCGAATACCACGAGCTCCGAGCAGCGACCGACAACTTCTCCTTATCAGCGCTTGTTGGAAAAGGAAGCCATGGATGTGTCTACAAAGGTGTTCTAGGAGGTGGCAAGCTAGTCGCGATTAAGAAGCCTTCGATTggtcttcaaatccttcaagacaACTCCAAACTAGATAACGAGATTCaggttctctcttctctacaTAGAAGCCCTTACCTTGTAAACCTGATTGGAGTGAGTCAGGAAGGTTTGACTCAGAAGAAACTCCTTGTTATGGAGTTCATGCCTAATGGATCTCTTCATGACTCGCTCCACAACCTGTCTACCCCTCCAAGCTGGTCGAAACGCTTACACGTGGCTCTACAAGTCGCCCAGGCAGTGCAGACACTCCATGAGTCCAGACCCTCTGTCATTCACAGGGACATCAAGTCAGCCAACATTTTGTTCGATTGCAATTGGAATGCCAAGTTGGCAGATTTCAGCCTAGCGGTTAGGCAGAGAGAGTCAACTCAGAGAGTTCACCCACCAAGTCAACCCGCTGGTACAATTGGTTACTTAGACCCTTGTTACACAACACCAGGAAAACTAAGTACTAGAACTGATATCTTCAGCTTTGGGGTTGTATTACTAGAAATCATAAGTTGTAGGCGAGCAATCGAAGCCGGGCGAGATCCAGCTTCTATTGTTGACTGGGCATTGCCATTAATCAATGGAAATCGGGGAGGTCTCGAGGTATGTGATACAAGGATCGCATTACCCGGCAACATGGAGGGCACGATACGTTGCGTCCTCAATGTTGCAGTACGTTGTGTTTCATCCAATGAAGAGTATCGTCCTTCAGTGGCAGAGATAGTTAGAGAATTAGAGACCTGTGTGGTGAGACGAATTCGATATCCAGTGTGGCGGAGCCTTCTCGAAAGCGTTCTTTCACGGCGTAAACAGAGAACAACCACACGGACGACCACGATAATATGCACAACACATCAAGCAGACGTTCAAGTGGATCATTCAAGAGGGAAAGATGTTGGTAAAAGAGGTTTTAGCTGA